A window of Planktothrix sp. FACHB-1365 contains these coding sequences:
- a CDS encoding AI-2E family transporter: MTLGQWFGFSAILCAIYILWQVRQALLLVFAAIVLATALNKLARWIQRFGIKRSWAVFFSISLLILGFITIFLLVVPPLFDQLQELATRVPRGLERGLQRLNLWINYLKTQLPGDFWQNLFQVNLQINALIQQVQRIGNPLIGGVGAFVGNTLGGLLGFLLILVLTIMLLADPMAYRRAFIQLIPSFYRQRMNGILDQCEIALGLWVVGALIDMSVVAVCSLAGLLVLQVPLAFANAILAGLLNLIPNIGPTLSVIPPMAIALLEDPWKAGFVFILYFLIQQAESNFLMPYLMAQQVSLLPAITLLSQGFFLTFFGFLGLLLALPLTVVGQVLVQEILIRDILDHWKQ, translated from the coding sequence GTGACACTAGGGCAATGGTTCGGTTTTAGCGCAATTCTCTGTGCCATCTATATCCTTTGGCAAGTTCGACAAGCTTTATTACTTGTTTTTGCTGCGATTGTTTTAGCAACCGCCCTGAATAAATTAGCTCGATGGATACAACGCTTTGGAATAAAACGATCTTGGGCGGTATTCTTCTCAATTAGTTTACTAATTTTAGGGTTTATAACGATATTCTTGTTAGTTGTTCCGCCTTTATTTGACCAATTACAAGAACTCGCTACACGAGTTCCGAGAGGGTTAGAACGAGGATTACAACGGCTAAATCTTTGGATTAATTACTTAAAAACGCAACTCCCTGGCGATTTTTGGCAAAATTTATTTCAGGTTAATTTACAAATCAATGCCTTGATTCAACAAGTACAACGCATCGGAAATCCTTTAATTGGAGGCGTTGGGGCTTTTGTAGGAAATACATTAGGAGGACTTCTCGGCTTTTTATTAATTCTAGTTTTAACAATCATGCTATTAGCTGATCCTATGGCTTATCGCCGAGCATTTATTCAACTCATCCCTTCCTTTTACCGTCAACGCATGAATGGGATTTTAGATCAATGTGAAATAGCGTTAGGACTATGGGTTGTTGGAGCTTTAATTGATATGAGTGTTGTGGCGGTTTGTAGTTTAGCAGGGCTTTTAGTCTTACAAGTTCCGTTAGCCTTTGCCAATGCTATATTAGCAGGATTACTCAACTTAATTCCCAATATTGGGCCGACTTTGAGTGTGATTCCTCCGATGGCGATTGCTTTATTAGAAGATCCTTGGAAAGCCGGGTTTGTTTTTATTTTATATTTTCTGATTCAACAAGCGGAAAGCAATTTTTTAATGCCCTATCTTATGGCGCAACAAGTTTCCCTCTTACCTGCAATTACGTTACTCTCCCAAGGCTTTTTCCTGACCTTTTTTGGCTTCCTGGGTTTACTTTTAGCCTTACCGTTAACGGTTGTGGGACAAGTTT